The proteins below are encoded in one region of Drosophila santomea strain STO CAGO 1482 chromosome 2R, Prin_Dsan_1.1, whole genome shotgun sequence:
- the LOC120446804 gene encoding LOW QUALITY PROTEIN: protein stum (The sequence of the model RefSeq protein was modified relative to this genomic sequence to represent the inferred CDS: inserted 2 bases in 1 codon; deleted 2 bases in 1 codon) — protein MQQTLSYSSPSPSPSPMPMPSASASQSPPPPPPIPNPNATANLNLGPNTNPIPRPRSTGGESRYPVPVPAIIPVDYSYRTHTTRSILSAQSMAPSTFASNQSFVRQPSESDAQPYSSLFGDPVPPPLQLDDYFGTAAFETLRNASVELPSSEEDALVAAMALNALLPAARERIFPSVPYTRTPRGSLLPYLQPPDIQILPNSSGGSSSEQLGSPNYRLLAPDDILNKPDVYDLENEVEEYTVVGQRMSFDDEEDEPARTPSQAPAKLSVSSITTDDHRGLLSDSYSGRDWFRPAPQHFPEFTRIPRLRPSSKMVMSMKQDEGPLSPLATMIQDMNSSSSGGEERVAPNESRPVSRDVVLSPKQYLEEQLGLERGSERQSLVDYRMPPPPADPPPFHRTDPTEDIDNRSVEPEHSLKREMSPVIIRDSIPMGGDYRVEQPRPHKKTAFTILSTGQAAPSAPRPPQQAPTRGRHASIQSTSTTTSSPAGRPQISPRRRSIFGSEPRLPELPSSLGYASHIVHQTTDDSPRPSVQFNMSGRHSRSKLAIPQKGILQQRDSLTSSIDTFTPRAQIRRGSMGRDTIRSLPYGQKIKSMESLPMITDPHRSAIPRLHYGSTMDLSRPETAVFPPGALPRPLKPNLNPTRRQRGLLKIINKEESLARSPPRSNWCSLDDLSRPSFDGTPNQARRRSSSTSPERRSSTQTVSDRRSSNLSSVTATTSDFSFRRPTLSTLPAAHTLSRIRRKSVQAPSPNRIPNRIPSFGQRRQSIYQRDQEPKPLSRHGKIAKPSTLSPIIGTPNKDSSSAQSPTHRSSLMGDAADTPSEVSTRRDSVSRIPVRKSPDSRSSSPPKDFGVTASGRSSRASITRSPSRTMNAGSRSPSRSMHPSRTSSRESGRPGDSRSASRGPPSRPGSRLDQISSRMDRSNSRLERSSSRAERSGSRAERSSSRAERSSSRLDVSNSRGNSRANSRLSINSSSLRSSSISPATMARNRSMRATTPSRRKSISLSPASAMMSRRKSISPDGFGQSRRVSSRGKPEPPEILSRRNSRSRIPTRSTKVASKSPPSSSKKRSKSPEKTKAMGITPKSSKVGKGATTKGSPKAKPKIPASAKPKTKTESSIKPPAKNANKTPVGGRQTTIAKKPVTKGMSNKDAKVEKGKATGKTVAAKNNGKETESSVKSSKSQVTKTKPPGGTTTEPKKPVTTKTHGITLEKAANGSNPTGGIPPLAAQVGNAVLQAVEAVPAVTSEVTVPSTPGGKGAGGANMSKLVRMSSRMSLLSNKSTKMRSDSPQNRKVATVQEHATEKDEAVGASSQPMSNDAAAILEKSQKTLENIQKTVTEATDEIHKTITENLTDLKSLENDLAADPSPTPSSGTTMARPGESASRTGTADGSIAPQSSGELPKSPFPPTQPIEASVSVVHPNESAADRISSVPEVECESSDLPAALDASESELGGNVMPTPESGADFKVDAKRRSPDGQGGSTAGSGGLAKGGNRRRWVGQDPCPRNPNRTRGPPLRKSVRRQVAKSSQSPSQSAKQLIRNNHSDNTXDFEMLNGTPNNAVIYTVDLAQDPFIDGDKYFFRSSSQEFLEDKDNAKKGGLCGCCSKLFMPCRRSRCCRRRELNESAEDQPVLWSGNSSATTATNVQVIDETKPKRKKVSDWLKSSCCRSCRKKPVTQEEQEAVEEPVSKRTKQEANMSTGPRTRGKCGLCLSKVFCCRSVNRVDPTTGDETEMKQCCFCIPCRRGSRPNKKGSTVSWRDQDPELGIKPTESSVLEGASEAAMSAATDAGNGQVKEGCCKRFWLMLLCCRKRKRRESNARRQSIRAPPPSEDTRKKLHVDLVEYSSKMKGAIPVLPLYLAWFCAFCNVVFPGLGTLLSGLFCLCVGIPRFSQFDSARARIGSFIINIIVAVSQFFCVLFCFVGWGWSIWWGTIMLRCAKKLSKIKKVERLELEEEQRQAQLAEAGKNGVAEADKT, from the exons ATGCAGCAGACCCTCTCGTACtcatcaccatcgccatcccCATCCCCGATGCCCATGCCATCCGCATCAGCCTCACAgtcgccaccgccaccgccaccgatCCCGAATCCGAATGCGACAGCAAATCTGAACCTAGGTCCAAATACGAACCCAATACCACGACCCAGATCCACAGGTGGCGAGTCCCGGTATCCGGTACCGGTACCGGCCATCATCCCGGTTGATTATAGCTATCGCACCCACACCACCCGCTCCATTCTCTCCGCCCAATCGATGGCACCCTCCACGTTCGCCTCCAATCAGAGCTTTGTGCGCCAGCCCTCGGAGTCGGATGCTCAGCCGTATAGTAGCCTCTTTGGGGATCCGGTTCCACCGCCCCTCCAGCTGGATGATTACTTCGGCACAGCAGCCTTCGAGACGTTACGCAATGCGTCTGTGGAACTGCCCAGCTCCGAGGAGGATGCGCTGGTGGCCGCCATGGCGCTGAACGCACTGCTTCCGGCGGCCAGGGAGCGCATCTTCCCGAGTGTGCCGTACACAAGGACACCTCGAGGATCCCTGCTTCCGTACCTCCAGCCACCCGACATCCAGATCCTGCCCAACTCAAGTGGTGGCTCCAGTTCAGAGCAACTGGGCTCACCAAACTATCGCCTCCTGGCTCCCGATGACATTCTCAACAAGCCGGACGTGTACGACTTGGAGAACGAGGTCGAGGAGTACACCGTAGTCGGTCAGAGGATGTCTTTCGATGATGAGGAAGATGAGCCGGCAAGGACTCCTAGCCAAGCGCCCGCCAAGTTGAGTGTGTCCAGCATCACGACGGACGATCACAGGGG ATTACTCAGTGACTCCTATTCGGGTAGGGACTGGTTCCGTCCGGCGCCACAGCACTTTCCCGAGTTCACACGTATCCCTCGATTGCGGCCCAGCTCCAAGATGGTTATGTCCATGAAGCAGGATGAAGGACCTCTCTCCCCGCTGGCCACCATGATCCAGGACATGAACAGCTCGAGCAGCGGCGGAGAGGAGCGGGTGGCGCCCAACGAAAGTAGGCCAGTTAGCAGGGACGTTGTACTCTCACCGAAGCAATACCTGGAGGAACAGTTGGGTCTGGAAAGAGGCAGCGAGAGACAGTCCCTGGTGGACTATAGAATGCCACCTCCACCGGCAGACCCGCCCCCTTTCCACCGAACTGACCCGACGGAGGATATTGACAACCGGAGTGTGGAGCCTGAGCATAGCTTAAAGCGGGAAATGTCACCAGTCATCATCAGGGATTCCATACCTATGGGCGGAGATTATAG AGTGGAACAACCTCGTCCACACAAGAAGACTGCTTTCACCATACTTTCCACGGGACAGGCGGCTCCTTCGGCTCCTCGGCCTCCGCAACAAGCTCCCACCAGAGGGAGGCACGCCTCCATCCAGTCGACATCGACGACTACCTCATCGCCCGCCGGCAGGCCACAGATCAGTCCTCGCCGGAGATCGATCTTTGGCTCAGAGCCACGACTGCCAGAGCTGCCTTCATCGCTGGGTTACGCCAGTCACATCGTCCACCAGACCACGGATGACTCGCCACGTCCCTCGGTGCAGTTCAATATGAGTGGACGCCATAGTCGCAGCAAACTGGCCATTCCCCAGAAGGGCATCCTCCAGCAGCGGGACTCGCTGACCTCCTCCATCGACACCTTCACACCACGAGCCCAAATAAGAAGGGGATCCATGGGCAGGGATACCATCCGCAGCTTGCCCTATGGCCAAAAGATCAAGAGCATGGAATCGCTGCCCATGATAACCGATCCGCATCGCAGCGCCATTCCCCGCCTGCACTATGGGTCCACCATGGATCTGAGCAGGCCGGAGACGGCTGTCTTTCCGCCCGGAGCACTGCCGCGTCCACTGAAGCCAAATCTGAATCCCACGCGAAGGCAACGCGGTCTGCTGAAGATCATTAACAAGGAGGAGTCGCTCGCCCGCAGCCCGCCGCGTTCCAACTGGTGCAGTTTGGATGACCTGAGTCGGCCCTCCTTTGATGGTACTCCCAACCAGGCAAGACGTCgctccagctccacctcaCCGGAGCGTCGCAGCTCCACGCAAACGGTTTCGGATCGCAGGAGTTCCAACCTGAGCAGCGTTACCGCCACCACCTCGGACTTCAGTTTCCGCCGACCCACGCTCTCCACACTGCCAGCAGCTCACACACTGTCCCGGATCCGGCGGAAATCTGTGCAGGCTCCAAGTCCGAACCGTATACCCAACAGGATTCCCAGCTTCGGACAGCGTAGGCAGTCCATCTACCAGAGGGATCAGGAACCCAAGCCGCTAAGCCGGCACGGCAAGATCGCCAAGCCGAGCACACTGTCGCCCATCATTGGAACTCCCAATAAGGACAGCAGTTCGGCACAGAGTCCCACCCACAGATCCTCGCTGATGGGCGATGCCGCGGATACACCATCCGAGGTTTCCACGCGGCGGGACTCGGTGTCCCGCATACCCGTTCGCAAAAGTCCAGACTCACGCTCCAGTTCGCCACCCAAGGACTTTGGAGTCACTGCCTCTGGACGAAGCTCGCGGGCAAGCATAACGCGGTCTCCTAGCAGAACCATGAATGCCGGCAGTCGATCTCCTTCCAGATCCATGCATCCCAGCAGAACGTCCTCGAGGGAGAGTGGAAGACCTGGGGACTCGAGGTCCGCATCCAGGGGCCCACCTTCCAGGCCTGGTTCCCGATTGGATCAGATCAGTTCCCGTATGGATCGGTCCAACTCTCGCCTGGAGAGATCCAGCTCACGCGCCGAAAGATCTGGTTCTCGTGCGGAGAGGTCCAGTTCCCGTGCAGAGAGGTCCAGTTCCCGTTTGGATGTGTCCAACTCTCGGGGAAACTCACGTGCGAACTCGCGACTGAGCATCAACTCCTCGTCGCTGCGGTCGTCCAGCATTTCACCCGCTACCATGGCCAGGAACAGGAGTATGCGTGCCACAACACCCAGTCGCCGGAAGTCCATCTCCCTGAGTCCAGCCAGTGCTATGATGAGTCGCCGGAAATCAATCAGTCCCGATGGCTTTGGCCAAAGCAGAAGAGTGTCTAGTCGGGGTAAGCCCGAGCCACCAGAGATTCTATCGCGACGAAACTCCCGCTCCCGTATTCCCACCAGATCGACTAAAGTTGCGTCCAAATCCCCGCCGTCCTCGTCCAAGAAGAGATCGAAATCGCCGGAGAAGACCAAAGCCATGGGCATTACGCCCAAGAGCAGCAAAGTTGGAAAAGGGGCAACCACTAAGGGCAGCCCCAAAGCGAAGCCCAAGATCCCTGCAAGTGCCAAACCAAAGACCAAGACGGAATCCTCGATAAAACCACCAGCGAAGAATGCAAACAAAACTCCTGTAGGTGGCAGACAAACCACAATTGCAAAAAAACCAGTCACCAAGGGGATGTCCAACAAGGATGCAAAAGTGGAGAAGGGAAAGGCGACTGGGAAGACTGTGGCTGCCAAAAACAATGGCAAAGAAACCGAGTCTTCCGTGAAGTCCAGCAAATCCCAAGTCACAAAAACTAAACCACCTGGCGGTACAACAACGGAGCCCAAGAAGCCAGTCACCACAAAAACGCATGGAATCACGTTAGAGAAAGCAGCAAATGGATCCAATCCCACAGGAGGAATTCCTCCTTTGGCTGCCCAGGTGGGCAATGCAGTTCTGCAGGCGGTGGAAGCGGTTCCTGCGGTGACCAGTGAGGTCACCGTACCCTCAACGCCAGGAGGCAAAGGAGCTGGGGGCGCCAACATGTCGAAACTGGTGCGAATGAGCTCCAGGATGAGTCTGCTGAGCAACAAGAGCACCAAGATGCGATCGGATTCTCCTCAAAACCGAAAGGTGGCCACCGTACAGGAACATGCAACAGAAAAAGATG AAGCAGTGGGAGCCAGCTCGCAACCCATGTCCAATGATGCCGCTGCTATTCTGGAAAAGTCGCAGAAAACTTTGGAGAATATACAGAAAACCGTCACCGAGGCCACCGATGAAATCCATAAGACCATCACCGAAAATCTCACCGATCTGAAAAGTCTGGAGAATGACCTGGCCGCCGATCCCTCGCCAACGCCCAGTTCGGGTACCACCATGGCAAGACCTGGTGAATCCGCCTCCCGAACGGGCACAGCGGACGGCAGCATTGCTCCACAGAGTTCGGGGGAGCTGCCCAAGTCACCATTTCCACCCACCCAACCCATCGAAGCCTCCGTCTCGGTTGTGCATCCCAATGAAAGCGCCGCCGACCGAATCTCCAGCGTGCCCGAGGTGGAATGCGAGAGCTCTGATCTTCCAGCGGCGCTGGACGCTTCCGAATCCGAGCTGGGTGGTAATGTAATGCCCACGCCCGAGAGTGGAGCGGACTTCAAAGTGGACGCCAAGCGGCGATCGCCGGACGGACAGGGAGGATCCACAGCGGGCAGCGGAGGTCTGGCAAA GGGGGGAAACAGGCGGCGGTGGGTTGGCCAAGACCCTTGCCCCAGGAACCCAAAC CGCACGAGGGGACCGCCTTTAAGGAAATCCGTTCGTCGGCAGGTCGCGAAGTCCTCCCAATCGCCGTCGCAGTCGGCGAAG CAATTAATACGAAATAACCATTCAGATAATAC CGATTTCGAAATGCTGAACGGTACGCCGAATAACGCGGTCATATACACGGTGGATCTGGCCCAGGATCCGTTCATCGATGGCGACAAGTACTTCTTTAG AAGCAGCAGTCAGGAGTTCCTTGAGGACAAGGATAATGCCAAGAAGGGTGGCCTGTGCGGATGCTGCTCCAAGCTTTTCATGCCCTGCCGTCGAtcccgctgctgccgccgccgtgAGCTTAACGAATCCGCCGAGGATCAGCCCGTCCTGTGGAGCGGCAACAGCAGTGCCACCACGGCCACCAATGTCCAAGTGATTGACGAGACCAAGCCGAAGCGCAAGAAGGTATCGGATTGGCTTAAGTCCAGCTGCTGCCGCAGCTGTCGCAAGAAACCCGTCAcccaggaggagcaggaagcAGTTGAGGAGCCAGTGTCCAAGCGGACGAAGCAGGAGGCCAACATGAGCACGGGACCAAGGACACGAGGCAAATGCGGCCTCTGTCTGAGCAAGGTGTTCTGCTGTCGCTCGGTTAACAGGGTGGATCCCACCACGGGCGACGAGACGGAGATGAAGCAGTGCTGCTTTTGCATACCATGTCGTCGTGGCAGTCGACCCAACAAAAAGGGCAGCACCGTGTCCTGGCGGGATCAGGACCCCGAGCTGGGCATCAAGCCCACAGAGTCCTCGGTGCTGGAGGGCGCTTCAGAGGCAGCCATGTCAGCGGCCACAGATGCGGGAAATGGACAAGTTAAGGA GGGATGCTGCAAGCGCTTCTGGCTGATGTTGCTGTGCTGCCGCAAAAGGAAGCGCCGCGAGTCCAACGCTCGGAGGCAGAGCATCCGGGCGCCGCCACCCAGTGAG GACACGCGAAAGAAGCTGCACGTGGACCTGGTGGAGTACTCATCGAAGATGAAGGGAGCTATACCCGTACTGCCGCTGTACCTGGCCTGGTTCTGTGCCTTCTGCAATGTGGTTTTCCCAGGTCTAG GCACCCTGCTCTCCGGACTCTTTTGCCTGTGCGTGGGCATTCCGCGTTTCTCGCAGTTCGACAGTGCTCGCGCAAGGATCGGATCCTTCATCATCAACATTATCGTGGCCGTGTCGCAGTTCTTCTGCGTGCTCTTCTGCTTCGTGGGATGGGGCTGGTCCATTTGGTGGGGCACCATAATGCTAAGATGTGCAA AGAAACTGAGCAAGATCAAAAAGGTGGAGCGtttggagctggaggaggagcaacgTCAGGCTCAGCTGGCGGAGGCTGGGAAAAACGGCGTCGCCGAGGCGGACAAGACATAG
- the LOC120444271 gene encoding dr1-associated corepressor, producing MPSKKKKYNARFPAGRIKKIMQSDEEIGKVAQAVPVIISRTLELFVESLLTKTLRITNARNAKTLSPSHMRQCIVSEKRFDFLKELVRNIPDISVAEEAAYNEDDVLRSSPEDQYPDSDTPYDLSLPSTSMRSQANGTAAYMRSMSLNNGAGSGVGAATKRQLQSQHSTHQTPTTSTTLPAKLARSESTPAYTPRGRPPNYLKKQSVQLDTAIPAPICNYELSKPFVKIDYSHVQMQMPTANLCTPDASDSGSGSGAGSGAFNFDIAAPVINIDLTNIVAAGAAGSRVPPTSIGFPAASPGDNNNVNQMAGKSSAPIIPKATAASATPTETVFELDEDYDNI from the exons ATGCcatcgaaaaagaaaaaatacaacGCGCGCTTTCCGGCG GGGCGCATCAAGAAGATCATGCAGAGCGACGAGGAAATCGGGAAGGTGGCCCAGGCGGTGCCCGTTATCATCTCACGCACGCTGGAGCTCTTCGTGGAATCGCTGCTGACCAAGACGCTGCGCATCACGAATGCGCGCAACGCCAAGACGCTATCGCCATCGCACATGAGGCAGTGCATCGTGTCCGAGAAGCGCTTTGACTTCCTCAAGGAGCTGGTCCGCAACATACCCGACATCAGTGTGGCCGAGGAGGCCGCCTACAACGAGGACGATGTGTTGCGCAGCTCGCCAGAGGATCAGTATCCAGATTCAGACACGCCATATGATCTTAGCCTGCCATCGACGTCAATGCGCTCGCAGGCGAACGGAACAGCTGCCTACATGCGCTCCATGAGTCTGAACAACGGAGCCGGATCAGGCGTAGGAGCCGCCACTAAGCGGCAACTTCAGTCGCAGCACTCCACCCATCAAACtcccaccaccagcaccaccctGCCCGCCAAGCTGGCCCGCTCCGAGTCCACGCCGGCCTACACGCCTCGCGGCAGGCCGCCCAATTACCTCAAGAAACAGTCGGTGCAGCTCGACACTGCCATACCTGCCCCGATCTGCAACTACGAACTCAGCAAGCCCTTCGTCAAGATCGACTACAGCCACgtacagatgcagatgccaACGGCGAACCTGTGCACACCGGACGCCTCTGATTCTGGGTCAGGATCGGGCGCCGGGTCTGGGGCTTTTAACTTCGACATAGCTGCTCCGGTGATCAATATCGATCTGACGAATATCGTGGCCGCTGGAGCAGCTGGCAGTCGTGTGCCCCCCACCTCTATTGGTTTCCCAGCGGCCTCGCCGGGGGATAACAACAATGTGAACCAAATGGCTGGAAAGAGCAGCGCTCCCATCATTCCAAAGGCCACCGCGGCATCAGCGACCCCCACTGAAACCGTTTTCGAATTAGACGAAGACTATGACAATATTTGA